CAGCGGTGCCTCCGGGCAGGATCGCACACCGCCCCCGACCGCGTCCGCCGATCGCGCGACGCGCGGCCCGATCAGCTCAGGCGCAGGGGGACGACGATGTCGGCGACGATGAGCACGACGCCCATGACCAGCATCGCCAGCCCCACGACGTAGGCGACGGGCAGGAGCTTGGCGACGTCGACGTGCCCGGGGTCGGGCCGCCCGCGAAGCCGGGCGAGGCCGCGCTTGAGGCCCTCGTAGAGCGCGCCGGCGATGTGACCACCGTCGAGCGGCAGCAGCGGCACGAAGTTGAACATGCCGATGAAGAAGTTGAAGCTCGCGACCAGGAACAGCAGCGTGACGACCTTCTCGGTCACCGGGAACGCCTCGCTGGACGCCGCCTCGCCGGCGAACCGACCCCCGCCCACGATGGACACCGGGCTCTCCGGGTCGCGCTCCTGCAGGCCGACGACGGCGCGGCCCACCTCGTAGACCTTCACCGGCAGCTGGCCGAGGGCCTTCAGCGTCTCCGCGGCCATCGTCTTCATCTGCGCGGCGGTGTAGACGAGCCCGCCCGTCTCGAAGCGGGTCTCCGGCTGCACGCCGAGGAAGCCGACCTCGGTGAGCGTCTCGTCCTCGACCGACGTCTGGCGCAGCGTGACGGTGGTGTTGGTGGTCAGCGTGAGCTGCTCGTCGCCGCGGCGCACCTCGATGACGGCGTCGCCGTCGGCGTTGGCGCGGATCTGCGCCTGGAGGCTCTCCCAGTCGCGGAACGGGGTGCCGTTGAAGCTCAGGATCTCGTCGCCGGGCTGGATGCCCGCTTCCTTCGCCGGGGTCGGCGGGTCGTCGGCCGTGCAGGCGCGGCCCTGCTCCTCGACCGGGATGACGCACTCGGGCACGGCCGCGACGACCGGCTCGACGACCTCGTCGCGGGGGTTGCCGTAGGTGGCGAACAGCACGGCGAACAGGCCGAACGCGATGGCGATGTTGACCATCGGGCCGCCCGCCATCACGATCACCTTCTTCCACCACGGGAGGCGGTAGAAGAGGCGGTCGGTGTCGTGCTGCTTGACGTACTCCCACTCCGCGGCGCGGGCGTCGGAGATCAGCTGCGTGAACATCCCGGTGTTGGACCGGCGCACCTTGTGGACGGGCTCGCCGTCCTCGTCGTAGGTCGTCTCCTCGACGAGGTGCTCGGCGCCCGGGGGCAGCATCCCCACGATCTTGACGTAGCCGCCGAGCGGGATGGCCTTGATGCCGTACTCGGTGTCACCGATCGTGCGGCTCCACACGGTCGGCCCGAAGCCGATGAACCACTGCGGCACCTTGCAGCCGAACTTCTTGGCCGGCACGAGGTGTCCGAACTCATGGAGCCCGATCGAGACCAGGATGGCCACGACGAAGGCGACGACACCCAGGGTGTAGAGCAGGGCGGACATGTGTGAGCGTGATCCTTCGGGAGCAGACGTCAGATGAGGGCCGCGGCCTCGGCTCGCGCCCAGGCGTCGGCGGCGAGCACGTCGTCGACGGTGAGGTGCTCCTTCGATGGTACGTCGTGGCGCTCGAGGACGTGGGCGACCGTGACGACGATCTCGTGGAAGCCCAGCCGACCCTCGTGGAAGGCGTCGACGGCGACCTCGTTGGCGGCGTTGTAGACCGCGGGCGCGGTGCCGCCCAGCTCCCCCGCCGCGCGGGCGAGCGTGACGGCCGGGAAGACGACGTCGTCGAGCGGCTCGAAGCGCCAGTCGGCGGCCCGGGTCCAGTCGATGGGCGCCTCGGCGTCGGGGACCCGGTCGGGCCAGCCCATCCCGAGCGCGATGGGCACCAGCATCGTCGGCAGGCCGAGCTGCGCGACCACGGCGCCGTCGACGAACTCCACCATCGAGTGGATGAGCTGCTGGGGGTGGACCACCACGTCGATGCGGTCGAAGGGGATGTCGAAGAGCAGGTGGGCCTCGATGACCTCGAGGCCCTTGTTGACGAGCGTCGCCGAGTTGGTGGTGATCACCCGGCCCATCGCGAAGTTGGGGTGGGCGAGCGCCTGCTCGGGGGTGACCCCGGCCAGCGCGTCGGCCGACCACCCGCGGAACGGGCCGCCGGACGCGGTGAGGACGAGCCGGCGTACCTCGTCGGCGGAGCCCGCGCGCAGGCTCTGCGCGATGGCGCTGTGCTCGGAGTCGACGGGCACGATCTGGCCGGGTCGCGCGCGCTCCTTGACCAACGGACCGCCGATGATCAGCGACTCCTTGTTGGCCAGGGCGAGCGGGGTGCCGGCGTCGAGCGCCGCCAGGGTGGGCCGAAGCCCCACGGCGCCCGTGATGCCGTTGAGCACGACGTCGCACGTGCGTGAGGCGGCCTCGACCGAGGCCTCCTCCCCGAGCCCGGAGAACTCCGGCGCGAACTCCGCGACCTGCGCCTCGAAGAGCTCGGGGTGCGAGCCGCCGGCCGTCAGGCCGACGACGCGGAACCGGTCGGGGTGGGCGCGCACCAGGTCGAGCGCCTGGGTGCCGATCGAGCCGGTGGAGCCGAGGATCACGATGTCGCGCGCAGTCACCCCCGCAGTGTGTCAGCGTCGCCGTCGGGCGTAGGACGTCAGTCGGCCTCCGGCGCGTCGAACGCCCACACCGTCAGCCCGCCGACCTCCACGAGCGCGGCCCCGGCGGGTGCGGACGAGCCGTGGTCGTCGGAGGCGCCGAGGGCGTCGAGCACGGTGAGGGTGTCGGCACCGTGGCGTGACAGCACCGCGTCGCCGGGCACGTCGGCGCACCCGCCCGGGTCCGTACGCCCGGCGCGCAGCGCGACGTCCCACGGCACGTGCTCGCCGTCGACGGTGAACCCGAGACCGCCGGGCCCGCCGCGGACCACGACCTTGCCGGTGGCGCCGGGCGAGTCGTCGTGCTCCACGACCGCGCCCACCCGGGCGGCTGCCAGCACGACCAGCACGCCGGCCTGCTGTGGCACGGAGCCGAGGACCACCCGGTCGCCCACCCCGACGCCGAAGGCGCGGAGCACGCCCGCGCAGGCGGCGACCTCGCTCAGCATCCACGCGAAGGTCCGGGGGGTGCCGTCGAGGACGACCGCGACGTCGTCGGCGTGGCCGCGGACCACGTGGATGTCGAGGGCGTTGTAGCAGGCGTTGAGGGTGCCGGGATCGTCGCCGGACGGGGCCCGGAACCAGGTGACGGCGGCGGTGTCGCGCGTCATCGTCACCCCAGGCCGTTGTCGGCCGTGCGCGCCGGCTTGGCGGGCGTGCGCAGCCAGGCGTCGAAGAACGCGCTGAGGTCGTGCCCGCTGACGCGGGCCGCCAGCTCCTCGAACTCCTCCGTGGAGCCGTTGCCGCCGCGCTGCTCGCGGGTCCAGGCGCGCACGACGCGCCAGAAGGCCTCGTCGCCGACACGGTTGCGCAGGGCCTGCAGCGTCATCGCGCCGCGACCGTAGACGGCCTGGTCGAAGATCCTCGCCGCCCCCGGGTCGCCGACCGGCACGGTCCAGACGTCGGAGCCGGCCGCGATGCTGTCGTAGTAGCTGCGCAGGATCGCGTCGCCCGACCGGCCGCCGTGGGTCTCGGTCCAGCGCCACTCCATGAAGCTGGCGAAGCCCTCGTTGAGCCAGATGTCGGACCAGCCCTCGACGGCGATGTCGTCGCCGAACCACTGGTGCGCGAGCTCGTGCACGACGAGGGTGGTGTAGCCGGCGCCGACCGCCGGATAGGTCGGCCGGGTCTGGTTCTCCAGCGCGAAGCCGGGGTCGAGCCCGGTGGTGATGCCTCCGACGACGGAGAACGGGTAGGGGCCCAGGTCCTTCTCGAGACCCGCGACCACGGCGGGGGTCCGCTTCATCAGCCGCATGCTCGCGCGCTGCTCGTCCTGGCTCAGCTGCTGGGAGACCGCGACCAGCCACGGCAGGCCGCCGCGCCGGCCCTTGGCGATGGTGAAGTCACCGGCTGCGAAGAAGGCCAGGTAGGGCGCCATCGGCTCGTCGGCCCGCCAGTGCCACTCGGTGGTGCTCCTGCCCACGTCACGCCCGCGCAGCTTCCCGTTGGAGACGACCTCGCGGCCGTTGGGCACGCGGATCCTCACGTCGACGAGGGCCTTGTCGAGCGGGTGGTCGTTGGCCGGGAACCACCACGGCGCCATGTGCGGCTCGTTCATCGTGACGACCTCGCGCTTGCTGGCCAGCCAGTTGCGCTCGCCCGCGTAGGCGTACCTGGCCGGCTTGTCGGCGTAGACCACCACGACGGTGTGCTCGGTGCCGGCGGCCAGTGGCTGGTCGGGGGTGATCCGCAGCTCGTGGCCGCCGTCGGTTCTGGTGAAGAGCGCCTTCCGACCGTCGACGCTGACCGCGGACACCCTGAGGAGGAAGTCGAGCGAGAAGCTCGCAAGGTCCTGCGTCGCCGTCAGCTCGATCGTCGTACGACCCGCCAGCCGCTTGGTGGCCAGGTCGTAGCGGTTGGCGATCTGGTAGCGGCGCACGTCGATGCCGCCGTTGCCGTCGAGCGGCCAGTAGGGGTCGCCGATGCCAGGCGCCCCGTCGACGGGAGCCCCCAGGAGCGCCCCCGCGGGAGCGCCTGCGGGCCCGGCGGGGTTGGCGGGGTCGGCGGCGGGAGGGTCGGCGGTCGCCGCGGCGCCGGTGATCCCCACCGCCAGCACCGCGGCGAGCACGGAGGACAGCAGGGGCCGGGAGAGGGCTCGGATGCTCACCGTCCGAACCTAGCGCGAATCAAATGCGTTGCGGGGGGCTCGCCGCGACCGTCAGCATGGACCCGGTGACGCGCGCCCGCGCGTCCGCCCGCCGCGTGCCCGCTGCACGCCGCGCCCCGTGACGAGAGGAGCCGTGACATGTCCATCGCTGTCCTCGGCCTGCCCGCCGACCACCTCTCGCACCCACGGAGCACCCACGTTGTCGCACCTCCCGTCACACCACACGCCCCACCCCGCGTCTGACCCGACGCCCGACCCGCCCGCCCCCGGTTTCCCCGAGGACTTCCTCCGCGCCGACGACCGTCCGCCGATGGAGGACGTCGACGAGTCGTTCGTCTTCGACTACCAGGCCTACGCCGACGAGCTCGGCGAGGGCCAGCGCTGGTCGCGCTGGGAGGACCTCGAGGCCCTGATGAAGGGCCCGGAGCCACGCCCCGACTGGGTCGTGACCTCCAGCGGCGCCATCGACACCGACCTCGGCGTGCTCAAGACCGGCAAGGAGGCCGACGTCTTCCTCATCGAGCGCGCGGACCCCCATCGGCCCGACGAGGCGGTCGTGATGGCCGCCAAGCGCTACCGCGACACCGACCACCGCACGTTCCACCGGGCGGCCTCCTACACCGAGGGCCGGTCGATGAAGCGGTCCCGCGACAACCGTGCCCTCAAGCGCAAGTCCACCTGGGGTCGCCAGGTCGCGGCCGGGGAGTGGGCGGCCTCGGAGTGGAACGCCCTGCGCCGCTGCTGGGAGCTGGGCCTCCCCGTCCCCTATCCGGTGCAGATCGACGAGACCGAGATCGTCATGGAGTGGATCACCCACCGCGTCGACGGCGAGGTCGAGACCGCGCCCCGCGTGGCCCAGGTCCGCCCCGAGCGGGCGCTCGTCGAGAGCTACTACGAGCAGCTGCGCGACGCGCTGACCACCCTCGTCCAGGCCGGTCAGGTCCATGGCGACCTGTCGCCCTACAACACCCTGGCGGCCGGTGACCGGCTCGTGATCATCGACCTGCCGCAGATGGTCGACCTCGTCGGCAACCCGCGCGGCATGGACTTCCTGCTGCGCGACTGCGCCAACATGTGCGCCTGGTTCCGCTCGCGCGGGCTCGAGGCCGACGAGCAGGAGCTGTTCGGTGAGCTGATGGCCCACGCCTTCTGAGGTGCCGCCGGGCACCCTAGGTTGGGGCGCGTGAAGCACACCCACGGACGCGTCGTCGACGTCACGACCCTGGCCGACCTCGACCACAGGCTGGCGGCCGGTGCCCGCTCGCTCTCCGGCTGGCGGCTGCTGGGCCTCGACCTGACCCGGCGCGGCCCGGCCCTGCTGGAGCGCTCGCTCGACCAGGCGCTGTTCCTGGGGTGCGACCTCACCGACGACGACGAGGACGCCGTGCGCCGCGCCGGGGCGGTCGTGCTCCACGAGATCCCCGGGACCCCGGTCGACCCCTACCGCGCGAGCCTCTACTCCCCCGCCGAGCTCTACGACTCACCCCGCTACGCCGCCACCCTCGACGCCCGCGCCTACGCCTGGTCGCGCGGCGACACCAGCGCCGACGACACCCTGGCGATGGCGCTGCACGACCACCACGTCGACGCCGCCCTGGCCGCCTGGGTGGCCGGACGCGACGTGGTCGGCGTGATGGGCGGGCACGCCCTCGAGCGCGGGAGCCCGGCGTACGTCGAGGCGGCGCGCCTCGGGCACGCGCTCGGCGACCACCTCACCGTGGCGACGGGCGGCGGGCCGGGGGCCATGGAGGCGGCCAACCTCGGCGCGTTCGTCCCCGGCGACCTGGCCGGCGCGCTCGCGGCCGTGGCAGCCGTGCCGTCCTTCCGACCCGACGTGGGCGCCTGGGCGCGCACGGCCCTCGACGTCGTCGCCGCCACCGGGACCGGACGCGAGTCGCTCGGCATCCCCACCTGGCACTACGGCCACGAGCCGTCCAACGTGTTCGCCACCTCGATCGCGAAGTTCTTCGCCAACGCTCCCCGCGAGGCCCTGCTGCTCGAGGTGTGCACCGCCGGCATCGTCTTCCTGCCCGGCGCGGCCGGCACCGTGCAGGAGGTCTTCCAGGACGCCTGCGAGAACTACTACGCCGACCTGACCGCGGTCGCCCCGATGGTGCTCGTGGGTCGTCGCCACTGGACCGAGGACCTGCCGGTCTGGCCGTTGCTGCAGGCCCTGGCCGCGGGCCGGGCGATGGAGCCGCACGTCCACCTCGTCGACACCGTCGAGGAGGCCGTCGACGTCGTGCGGGCGGGTGCGGGCCACCGCGCCGGGGGCTGACCGCGCCGGCGCCTGCCACTCCTCGGACTGCTGGCCGACCGCGGGCCGACTGTCGGCCGCTACTCCTTGGCCGCTACTCCTTGGCCGCTACTTCTTGGCCGCTACTCCTTGGCCGCGAGCTGGCCGCAGGCGCCGTCGATCTCGCGGCCGCGGGTGTCACGCACCGTGGTCGGGATGCCCTTGGCCTCGAGCCGGCGGACGAACTCGCGCTCGTCGGCCGGGTCGGACGCGGTCCACTTCGAGCCCTCGATGGGGTTGAGCGGGATCAGGTTGACGTGCACCCACCCCCAGTCGCCGTAGGAGTTGAGCACGTCGGCGAGCAGGTCGGCCCGGTGGGCCTGGTCGTTGATGCCGCGCATCATGGCGTACTCGATCGAGACGCGGCGCTTGGTCTTCGCGGCGTAGTTCCAGGCCGCCTCGACGGTCTCGGCCACGGAGAAGCGGGTGTTGATCGGGACGAGCTCGTTGCGCAGCTCGTCGTCCGGCGCGTGCAGGCTCAGTGCCAGGGTGACCGGGATGCCCTCGTCGGCGAGCTGGTTGATCCGCGGGACCAGGCCGACGGTGGAGACGGTGATGCCGCGCGCGCTCATGCCGAGCCCGGCGGGCGAGGGGTCCGTGAGGCGTCGTACGGCACCGATGACGGCCTTGTAGTTGGCCAGGGGCTCGCCCATGCCCATGAAGACGACGTTGGAGACGCGGCCGGGACCGCCCGGCACCTCGCCACGTGCCATCGACCGGGCGCCTGCGACGACCTGCTCGACGATCTCGGCGGTCGACATGTTGCGCTGCAGGCCGCCCATGCCGGTGGCGCAGAAGGGGCACGCCATGCCACAGCCGGCCTGGCTGGAGACGCACACCGTGGCGCGGTCGGGGTAGCGCATCAGCACCGACTCGACCAGGGCGCCGTCGAAGAGCCGCCACAGCGTCTTGCGCGTGGTGCCCTTGTCGGCCTCCAGGGTGCGCAGCGGCGTCATCAGGTCGGGCAGCAGCGCCGAGACGAGCTCGTCGCGCTGGCCGGCGGGCAGGTCGGTCATCTCGGCCGGGTCGTCGACGAGGCGGGTGAAGTAGTGGTTGCTGAGCTGCTTGGCGCGGAAGCCGGGCAGGCCCATCTCCTCGAGCAGCGCCTTGCGCCCGGCCTCGTCGAGGTCGGCGAGGTGGCGCGGGGGCTTCTTGCGGCCCCGCGGCTCGTTGAACACGAGGGGCAGGGTCGTGATCGGCTGCTGGTCGGTCGGCGTCTCGGACATCGTGGCGATTGTCCCACCCCGGCGGTCGGCGGCGCGATTCGCAGACCGCTCAGCGGGTCAGGCGTCGACCATGAAGTAGAGCACCAGCGACGCGACGCCGCCGACGACGAGGGCGGTCACCACCATGCCGACGAACATGAACTGGGCGAAC
The sequence above is drawn from the Nocardioides sp. zg-1228 genome and encodes:
- a CDS encoding 1-deoxy-D-xylulose-5-phosphate reductoisomerase; this encodes MTARDIVILGSTGSIGTQALDLVRAHPDRFRVVGLTAGGSHPELFEAQVAEFAPEFSGLGEEASVEAASRTCDVVLNGITGAVGLRPTLAALDAGTPLALANKESLIIGGPLVKERARPGQIVPVDSEHSAIAQSLRAGSADEVRRLVLTASGGPFRGWSADALAGVTPEQALAHPNFAMGRVITTNSATLVNKGLEVIEAHLLFDIPFDRIDVVVHPQQLIHSMVEFVDGAVVAQLGLPTMLVPIALGMGWPDRVPDAEAPIDWTRAADWRFEPLDDVVFPAVTLARAAGELGGTAPAVYNAANEVAVDAFHEGRLGFHEIVVTVAHVLERHDVPSKEHLTVDDVLAADAWARAEAAALI
- the rlmN gene encoding 23S rRNA (adenine(2503)-C(2))-methyltransferase RlmN, whose amino-acid sequence is MSETPTDQQPITTLPLVFNEPRGRKKPPRHLADLDEAGRKALLEEMGLPGFRAKQLSNHYFTRLVDDPAEMTDLPAGQRDELVSALLPDLMTPLRTLEADKGTTRKTLWRLFDGALVESVLMRYPDRATVCVSSQAGCGMACPFCATGMGGLQRNMSTAEIVEQVVAGARSMARGEVPGGPGRVSNVVFMGMGEPLANYKAVIGAVRRLTDPSPAGLGMSARGITVSTVGLVPRINQLADEGIPVTLALSLHAPDDELRNELVPINTRFSVAETVEAAWNYAAKTKRRVSIEYAMMRGINDQAHRADLLADVLNSYGDWGWVHVNLIPLNPIEGSKWTASDPADEREFVRRLEAKGIPTTVRDTRGREIDGACGQLAAKE
- a CDS encoding RIO1 family regulatory kinase/ATPase — its product is MEDVDESFVFDYQAYADELGEGQRWSRWEDLEALMKGPEPRPDWVVTSSGAIDTDLGVLKTGKEADVFLIERADPHRPDEAVVMAAKRYRDTDHRTFHRAASYTEGRSMKRSRDNRALKRKSTWGRQVAAGEWAASEWNALRRCWELGLPVPYPVQIDETEIVMEWITHRVDGEVETAPRVAQVRPERALVESYYEQLRDALTTLVQAGQVHGDLSPYNTLAAGDRLVIIDLPQMVDLVGNPRGMDFLLRDCANMCAWFRSRGLEADEQELFGELMAHAF
- a CDS encoding M1 family metallopeptidase, translated to MSIRALSRPLLSSVLAAVLAVGITGAAATADPPAADPANPAGPAGAPAGALLGAPVDGAPGIGDPYWPLDGNGGIDVRRYQIANRYDLATKRLAGRTTIELTATQDLASFSLDFLLRVSAVSVDGRKALFTRTDGGHELRITPDQPLAAGTEHTVVVVYADKPARYAYAGERNWLASKREVVTMNEPHMAPWWFPANDHPLDKALVDVRIRVPNGREVVSNGKLRGRDVGRSTTEWHWRADEPMAPYLAFFAAGDFTIAKGRRGGLPWLVAVSQQLSQDEQRASMRLMKRTPAVVAGLEKDLGPYPFSVVGGITTGLDPGFALENQTRPTYPAVGAGYTTLVVHELAHQWFGDDIAVEGWSDIWLNEGFASFMEWRWTETHGGRSGDAILRSYYDSIAAGSDVWTVPVGDPGAARIFDQAVYGRGAMTLQALRNRVGDEAFWRVVRAWTREQRGGNGSTEEFEELAARVSGHDLSAFFDAWLRTPAKPARTADNGLG
- a CDS encoding site-2 protease family protein, producing MSALLYTLGVVAFVVAILVSIGLHEFGHLVPAKKFGCKVPQWFIGFGPTVWSRTIGDTEYGIKAIPLGGYVKIVGMLPPGAEHLVEETTYDEDGEPVHKVRRSNTGMFTQLISDARAAEWEYVKQHDTDRLFYRLPWWKKVIVMAGGPMVNIAIAFGLFAVLFATYGNPRDEVVEPVVAAVPECVIPVEEQGRACTADDPPTPAKEAGIQPGDEILSFNGTPFRDWESLQAQIRANADGDAVIEVRRGDEQLTLTTNTTVTLRQTSVEDETLTEVGFLGVQPETRFETGGLVYTAAQMKTMAAETLKALGQLPVKVYEVGRAVVGLQERDPESPVSIVGGGRFAGEAASSEAFPVTEKVVTLLFLVASFNFFIGMFNFVPLLPLDGGHIAGALYEGLKRGLARLRGRPDPGHVDVAKLLPVAYVVGLAMLVMGVVLIVADIVVPLRLS
- a CDS encoding Rossmann fold nucleotide-binding protein, yielding MKHTHGRVVDVTTLADLDHRLAAGARSLSGWRLLGLDLTRRGPALLERSLDQALFLGCDLTDDDEDAVRRAGAVVLHEIPGTPVDPYRASLYSPAELYDSPRYAATLDARAYAWSRGDTSADDTLAMALHDHHVDAALAAWVAGRDVVGVMGGHALERGSPAYVEAARLGHALGDHLTVATGGGPGAMEAANLGAFVPGDLAGALAAVAAVPSFRPDVGAWARTALDVVAATGTGRESLGIPTWHYGHEPSNVFATSIAKFFANAPREALLLEVCTAGIVFLPGAAGTVQEVFQDACENYYADLTAVAPMVLVGRRHWTEDLPVWPLLQALAAGRAMEPHVHLVDTVEEAVDVVRAGAGHRAGG